From Scatophagus argus isolate fScaArg1 chromosome 10, fScaArg1.pri, whole genome shotgun sequence, a single genomic window includes:
- the angpt2a gene encoding angiopoietin-2a yields the protein MLKVDLLVLSFCLGLGTGYSAVGKRQYQIQNGPCSYTFLLPEQDNCQTPSNNYNYPVQKDGPVDNDESAQRLEQLEITMENNTQWLLKLESYIQDSMKQDIVQIQQTAVHNHTATMIEIGANLLSQTAEQTRKLTNVEAQVIHHATRLERKLLENSLSTNKLEKQLIVQTNEINKLHDKNSFLEKKVGDMEEHRQVELKMLRDEKEQLQTLILRQTALIGELEQQLLKVTSNNTALQHQQQELLDTVNSLIRTLSVGSAQESKTAMMQDTPTTFMDCAALFKSGNTQSGVYTLTLPNTTVEVKAFCDMETEGGGWTVLQKRFDGRVDFHRTWQEYKKGFGEPPGEFWLGNEFVSKLTIQQSYKLRIELSDWEGNSGFSQYDQFSLDSEAQNYRIHLKGYSGTAGKIGSIGQPGSDFSTKDADNDKCVCKCSQLTTGGWWFDACGPSNLNGMYYQRGQNSNRFNGIKWYYWKGSGYSLKSTTMMIRPADFSGSL from the exons ATGCTGAAGGTGGACTTACTAGTTTTAAGTTTCTGCCTTGGTCTGGGAACAGGATACAGCGCTGTGGGTAAGAGACAGTATCAGATCCAAAACGGGCCATGTAGCTACACCTTTCTGCTGCCCGAGCAGGACAACTGCCAAACCCCGAGCAACAACTACAACTATCCAGTTCAAAAGGACGGACCCGTGGACAACGACGAGTCAGCTCAGAGGCTGGAACAACTGGAGATCACCATGGAGAACAACACACAGTGGCTGCTCAAG ctaGAGAGCTACATACAGGACAGCATGAAGCAGGACATAGTCCAAATCCAACAGACTGCTGTACACAACCACACAGCTACCATGATTGAAATTGGAGCAAACCTGCTGAGTCAAACTGCAGAGCAAACAAGGAAACTGACCAATGTGGAGGCTCAG GTAATTCATCACGCAACTCGACTTGAACGCAAACTTCTTGAAAATTCTCTGTCAACCAACAAGTTGGAAAAACAACTAATCgttcaaacaaatgaaatcaacaAGCTGCATGACAAAAATAG CTTTCTGGAGAAAAAGGTGGGTGATATGGAGGAGCACAGGCAAGTGGAGCTGAAGATGCTTCGAGATGAAAAGGAGCAGCTTCAGACTCTAATACTGAGGCAGACGGCCCTCATAGGCGAGCTGGAGCAACAGCTGCTCAAAGTCACCTCCAACAACACCGCGCTCCAGCATCAGCAGCAAGAGCTACTGGACACTGTGAACAGTCTCATTCGCACCCTCTCTGTTGGCTCAGCTCAAG AGAGCAAAACTGCCATGATGCAGGACACTCCTACCACATTCATGGACTGCGCTGCCCTCTTCAAGTCAGGAAACACCCAAAGTGGAGTCTATACTCTCACATTACCCAACACGACAGTGGAGGTTAAG GCTTTCTGTgacatggagacagagggaggtggCTGGACAGTCCTACAAAAACGCTTTGACGGCCGTGTTGACTTTCACCGTACGTGGCAAGAGTACAAAAAG GGATTTGGAGAACCTCCAGGTGAATTCTGGTTAGGAAATGAATTTGTCTCCAAACTGACAATTCAACAGTCCTACAAACTAAGGATCGAGCTGAGTGACTGGGAAGGAAACTCTGGATTCTCACAATATGACCAGTTTTCTCTTGACAGTGAAGCACAAAATTACAG GATACACCTTAAAGGCTACAGTGGAACAGCAGGCAAAATAGGCAGCATTGGGCAGCCAGGAAGTGATTTCAGTACAAAGGATGCAGACAACGACAAATGTGTTTGCAAATGTTCTCAACTGACAACAGGGG GTTGGTGGTTTGATGCCTGCGGTCCGTCCAATTTGAATGGGATGTATTACCAGCGAGGTCAAAACTCAAATCGCTTCAATGGAATCAAATGGTACTACTGGAAAGGCTCAGGCTACTCACTGAAGTCCACTACAATGATGATCAGACCAGCAGACTTCTCTGGTTCACTTTGA